TTGGATATCAAATTCAAAatcgttatattatacatttaaagTAGCTAATCTGTTTACATGTTTATTGATAGCAGATTTATCACAGtgatacattattttatttctcgAGTCATGCTTCATCTGAaacaatatttcatatctttattaaCAAGATATCATTCAGATTACACCTAATAATCCTATGTGTTAATTCTATCTGACCTGAGTTAATCATCCcagtcatcatcatcatcactgGTTTCACTAGTCGAATCATCACTTTCACTATGGATTGCACTTGATCGCTCGGCAAGAGCTCTTGATAAAGCACTAGCTAATCCTCCTTGAAACGCTGGTTTACTTCGTTCATTTTTTACTTCGTTCGAAACGGGCCTTAACACAAATTCTTGACGGCGAATTTCTTCTAACAAAGCATTCCTTGAATCTGGAGGAGGAGGACTTTGTTTTacttcagatttatcaattttctGTAACAGAAAGATAATATATAATCATCAAAATCAGTTATACAATTTCGACTTCGtgattataaatttttcattttaatactAACTCGAAGTCTAGTACCACTCCTTATGGATTCCATAAGCGTTGACCTTAGATCAGCGATATCCCCGTTATTATTGTCATTACTagtagtattattattattgatagCACTTGCGTTAACTGTTTCATCATCGGTACTTGGTAATGGTGGAGGAGGTGGAACAGGTGTAGTTAAATTACTTCTAGAACGCGGAGTTGGTGCTGGTGCTGATGCTGGAGCTGGAGCTGGAGCTGGAGCTGGTGGAGGTGGTGGAGGAGGGGGAGGCGGAGGTGGAGGTGGTGGTAGTGATGGTGCAAAAGTTAAAGAAGGTGGTGGCGGTCGAGATGGTAATGTTCTATGAACTGGTGGTGCACTAGGTGGTGCACTAGGTGGTACACTTGGCGGTGTCGAAGGTGCGTTAATTCGACTTGGAGGTAGTGGTGGAGCACTTCGTGTTTGATGCTGCAACAATGTTCAAAAACGTACTTCATAAAGACTACTTATCTTATATAGACATGTATTATTATAGAGAAAAATAAACAAACTGTTATTGTTCTTGCTGGAACTGGAGGGGGATATTCCTGTCTTTGAGGTGCCGCTGGAGATTGTTGCtgatgttgttgttgttgttgcaaTTGTTGTAATTGTtgttgtacattagtttttggGACAGATGAAGATATATCTTCTCTAATGGCATTCATCCCACcatttttttcaataaaatcgTAAATAAAATCACGTGTGTCTTGATTTCTGAATTGATGTTCTGATACACCAACTATATCAAGAAACATTTTTAAATGTGGATCGACTTTGTCTAATTCCAATTCTTTGCTACTAGTATTCCATGACAAGTGTGTAACGTgtctaaaaatattaaaataaatataaacatatatttgtaaaatgtaACCAAAATTATAAACGGGCACAATAGGCACAAGCATAAATGGGACAAATTAGTAAACTCCCAACCTAAAATTGGATGGAGGACCAATGTCATCTTTCGTTAACTTTTTCTTagttttctctcgttttttctttttacttttatacatAGAACTACTAGAAGCACTCCTATTGACACCAATTGTAGTTGGGGTTCCATTTAATAAATTAGAAGTTGATCCTGTACTAAATGCAACAGGCGATGCATTGCTTTGATTTCTCCATGGCAATGTTGCACCATGCTGAGTTTCTCCTTCTACCTTAGAACGTCTTTGTTGTCTTTTCTGACGTTTGGCATTCAGCTTATCAAGAAGAATGTTTCTAAAACCaagtaatttttaaaaattaaatttagaaaagaatatataatattttaattgacACTTTTATTTCATATCCTAATACAAGTACCTTAATGTAACAGCATCTGTTTCACTTGCAAAATTAAAAGCAGTCATACAATCCTCTGCTTCAAATGTATGGAAGTAACTCAATGGTGCTTTATAGTCCATTGCATTATATACTTCATGCTCCCATAACATTGCTTTTCTTTGTAAGCaatataaacgaaggaaaaagctACGTCTAGGATTATCCCTTATCAATGTTATAATACCTGTAGTTTTCTTTATCCATTCTTTGTGTAAAGGTGGTTCAGTCAAATATAATTGAATAACTCCAGCTGCTAAACACTGCAAggcataaaaaattatttatttcttctagTATTATATtacccattgaacaattaattcttatgttaatattatattaattaactataaataacataaaatattcataaacaatATGAGAAAACACAAAGATTGCAACAACAACTGGAAAACAAGTATATAATTAAATTGTGGAAAATTTTTGCGTAATTACTATTCTTTTGATGCATCATTTGACTCATTCATGACTAATACATAATTTTAAGCATATGAGTTTATTCTCACAACAAGTTTaagcaaaaaatatataaaaccacTGCTGCTTTCACACAaaacaattaataaaatatttttaacattgaACATTCTTTTCTGCACTGTTAAATATGTCACAAACGGAACTAATGTTTAATTTGAATATCAGCGATGACGAGATTATTGacaaatactataaaaatgaagATGACAAAACGCGTTTATCTATATCTGTCGATCGACAGATAAAATTTAGGTCATAATCATTGTACTATATTGACAGTTATGATGTTCGCAGGTGcaaattttcgttaaaatagTTTTTACCTGACACCGATTTCCTATCAATTGATAGACTTGTTCGTTTTCTTCCGTTTTTAAAAGCGTAGAACCTCTATGTTTGTTCACAGTGCCAGACTTCATTTTCAACAAGGTTAGGATCCTCGTACTATCGTACTAATTTCTTACCACGTTCTTTCTGGATCGATAATTTCTCTTTCATAATTTACCTTCAATGTATCTCACTTTCAAACATTCTTTTTACAAATTGAATGCACACAATGACGCGAAATCCGTGGAATTACAATTGATCAATCATCACCTTCCAAAAGCTATTCCTGATACTATCCTATACAGGAAACTCCACCAGTTGGTGATGACATTTTTATCTATCCGGTTCAAAGTTCCACGTTTCCTCATTCGATATATTCTCGCTCTTAAATCAGATTGGACCTCGCAAATCACCAATTATTGTTACACGCATCGTTATATGTGTATTTGGTACGAATATTTGGCGAaatcataacattttttaatcaGATATGGCAATCAAAaggattataataattatactttttataataaagattatattttttttacagaaGATTATATTTCGTGCGAATATTTAGGGAAATCATTATCtttttaactatatataacgatattttaaaatataatacaaacaagcttttttcaatatttattattttgtattttagatGAATTATTGCATCAAGTACACAAAGTACAAATATAtcggtatatagttataatattCTATTTCATACGAGATGCTAAACATTCTTTACTTATTATTTTATacacaatttttttttattttatacacactttattttctacttattttGTATTTAAGATGAATTATTGTGTCAAATCATGTGTCAAATTGTAAGTAAAGATATATATGGATATATAGTCATAATATTCtatttctaaaatataaaaaaatactctttacttattgtttcattttatttcttacatatcgtatttatgttatatctttaatataaataatacatatccATATCatatttgtgttatatttatattcttaattTTTCTTTATCATTTCATGTATTATATTAACACTCAAATTTCAAACAATTTAAGACTACAAGTgtatgataaatataaatacgagCACTTTAGAATGAACATTTATTGTGTTTGCGTATTACAGCCATCTTAAAACCACACGCAAGACAATTTGTAATGATAtacattataattaaaaattatcataTGTTTTTAAATTTGTGTATGTTTATACACGTTTTAGTTAGGAATTTAAATTTTTAGCGCGTTTTATTATACTTCGTTGTCGCTATAATCACACAAACTGCAAATGGCCACGGGTACAATTCACGTAGTCTCAGAAATGCGATATCAAATAGAATCTTATTTTATATGCAAAATAGGATCGTTAATGATGATAGAGGAACAGTGATCATTGTTACGTGTGTATTCCTTCGGAAATAAAGCTGTCCGCGATTTTTTTAAGGTCGCGTTATTTAGTTTTCCGCGGGAAAACAATGTCTGGATATCGAAGAGTGAATTATTACGAACTGTGCAGATTGTGTACTAGCAGCGAAGGAACCAAAATGAATATCTTCCGGGAAGAAGGACGTAGATTGCAACTTCAAACAAAGATTCAGACGTACTTGCCTATACAAGTGAGATTTTTGTACACTTTCATTTTGACCCAGACAAggttttgaaaaatttcaattgaTAAAACAGATAATTTTTTATTGATATATCTATATGGTCATTGtaattctttctttatttaataatataatttgatTAGGTATGAAATGATATAGATGGTATATATAATTAGTACTTGATTTGAACTTTAAGGTTTTGGAGGAAGATTCCTTGCCAAAAATTGTTTGCCACGAATGTGtaaagaaattagaaaattttattgaatTCAGAGAAACAGTTGTGAGCGCAGAGGGTATGTTAGAATCTTATTTTACTTCATTGCGGTTCTCGGAAGATTTTCTAAAGGAGGGTAAGGTTTATGTGAAAAGCACAGAAAAGGACAGACCTACAACCCCTGAGAATGAAGTATTAAAGGGAATAGAGAAAGTAACAACAACGACTGGAAATCAAATAGTTAATAATGAACAGCAAATGCAGCATCAACAACCTGTTGTTGTTAGTAATATAAATGCCTCGAATATTCAAATTATCAGCGGAGTCCAAGCAAGAGTTCAACAATACAAATGTGCCATGCAGGTTTGTTGACAGAGAAAAtattaagaattatttttatgtgatattattactaatttatattaatatatattttagatgCAAGCAGGAGGTATGGCAGCTGCTGTTGTGGAAGCAACAGCAGAAACCCATTATAGCTATCAGCAACAAACTTCGCAGCAAGTATCCCCTCAACAATCAAATGAAGCACACAATCAAATTAACGATCAACAAACTACGACCTCACAAATTCAACAAGTGCAAAATCAAATTCAAAATCATGGCCAAATAAATCAACAAATACAATCTCAAAGACAAATTTCT
This portion of the Bombus affinis isolate iyBomAffi1 chromosome 1, iyBomAffi1.2, whole genome shotgun sequence genome encodes:
- the LOC126916230 gene encoding actin nucleation-promoting factor WASL-like, translated to MKSGTVNKHRGSTLLKTEENEQVYQLIGNRCQCLAAGVIQLYLTEPPLHKEWIKKTTGIITLIRDNPRRSFFLRLYCLQRKAMLWEHEVYNAMDYKAPLSYFHTFEAEDCMTAFNFASETDAVTLRNILLDKLNAKRQKRQQRRSKVEGETQHGATLPWRNQSNASPVAFSTGSTSNLLNGTPTTIGVNRSASSSSMYKSKKKKREKTKKKLTKDDIGPPSNFRHVTHLSWNTSSKELELDKVDPHLKMFLDIVGVSEHQFRNQDTRDFIYDFIEKNGGMNAIREDISSSVPKTNVQQQLQQLQQQQQHQQQSPAAPQRQEYPPPVPARTITHQTRSAPPLPPSRINAPSTPPSVPPSAPPSAPPVHRTLPSRPPPPSLTFAPSLPPPPPPPPPPPPPPPAPAPAPAPASAPAPTPRSRSNLTTPVPPPPPLPSTDDETVNASAINNNNTTSNDNNNGDIADLRSTLMESIRSGTRLRKIDKSEVKQSPPPPDSRNALLEEIRRQEFVLRPVSNEVKNERSKPAFQGGLASALSRALAERSSAIHSESDDSTSETSDDDDDWDD